The uncultured Mailhella sp. genome segment GCACGCGCTCCACGTTTTCCAGCACCACGATGGCGTCGTCCACCACCATGCCGATGGCCAGAACCAGCGCAAAGAGCGTGAGCGTGTTGATGGAAAAATCCAGAAGATACACGCCCGCAAACGTGCCCACCAGCGCGATGGGCACGGCCAAACAGGGAATGAGCGTGGCCCGCCAGTCCTGCAGAAAAAGATACACCACGGCAAACACGAGCAGCATGGCTTCCAGCAGCGTGCGCACCACCTCTTCCACGGAGAGGCGCACGAAAATGGTGGTGTCGTAGGGAACCACGTAGCCGAGCCCCTCGGGAAAATACCGGGACTGCTCCTCCATGTAGGCGGCCACGCGTTCGGCGGTGTTCAACGCGTTGCTGCCCGGCGCCAGGAATATGGCCAGCGGAATGGCGGTGGCTCCGTCGATGGCGCAGGCAAAGTTGTAGCTTTCCGCGCCGAGCTCCACGCGGCCCACGTCGCGCAGGCGCAGCACGCCGCCTTCCGGCGAGGCGCGGAGTATGATGTCGCCGAACTGCTCCGCCGTCACAAGACGCCCCTCGCCCTGAATCTGCCACGTCATGGTCAGCGCGTCGGAGCCGGGCTGACTGCCCACGCTGCCCAGCGAATACTGCGCGTTCTGATCGCTCACGGCCTGCGAAATGTCGCTCGTGCTCACGCCGAGCTCCGCCATGCGCGGCGGATCTAGCCAGATGCGCATGGCGTGATCGCGGCTGCCTATGATCTGCGCCTGTCCCACGCCGGGCACGCGCTTGAGCCCGTCGAGCAGGTTCACGAGCGCGTAGTTGCTGAGATAGGTGGCGTCGTACATGCCGCCCTTGGAATACAGCGCCACGATTTCCAGAATGGCGGGAGAAAAGGTGTCCACGGTGACGCCGTACTGCCTCACGATTTCCGGCAGCATGGGCGTGGCCGCCTGCACGCGGTTGTTCACGTTCACCTGCGCCACGTCGGGATCCGTGCCCACGGCGAAGGTGACGGAAATCTGCATCGAGCCGCTGGAAGAGCTCACCGAGCTCATGTAGATCATGTCGGACACGCCGTTGATCTGCTCCTCGATGGGCGTGGCCACGGTCTGGGCGATGACCTCGGGACTTGCGCCGGGATACTGCGCGTTCACCGTGATGGTGGGCGGAATGAGATCGGGATACTGCGCCACGGGCAGCGCCCGTATGGACAGAAGTCCGGCCAGCACGATGAACACGGAAAGCACCATGGAAAGCACGGGCCTGCGCAGGAAAAAGCCCGCGCGGGAAGAAACCGGCGCGGCTCCGGACACGGGCGAAGAAGCGGAAACCTTGCTTTTGTTCTGCGAATCGTCACTCATGGCCTGCCTCCCTAACGGGAGCGGGAGCGTCTTCCACGCCGCCTCCCGTGACGGCGGGCTGCGAGGAATCCGGCGTGTCGAGCGGATCGGGTTCCGGGCGCTGGATCATGAGCTCGGCATGCACGGCGCTGCCCGGCGTCACCTTGTTCTGTCCCTGCACCACAATGCGCTGCCCGGGTTTGAGCCCCTCTTCCAGAAGAAAGAAACTGCCGAAGGCCGGGCCCAGCGTCACGGGAGCAAGCGAGGCTCTGTCGGCCTCGTCCAGCACATAGACGGCCGTGCCCTTTTCCGTCTGCATGAGCGCCTCCTGCGGAATCATGAGCGCGCCGACAAGTCGTGCCCCGCCCACGCGCACAAGCACGAACTGCCCGGGCAGAAGCTTGCCTTCGGGATTGGGAAAACGGGCCTTCGCGCGCACCGCGCTCGTGGAGGAGTCCACCTGCGTGTCGAGAAAGATCACCGAACCCTGCCGGTCGTAGGATACGCCTTCCAGAAGACGCAGATCCGCGCTCGACCCCTCGCCGTAGCTCACCGCCCTGCCCTGCGATTCCATGTCGCGCATGGAAAAAAGTTCCACGCTCGGCACGGAGAATTCCACATCCATGGGATCGCTCTGATTGAGGTAGGTCAGCGTGCTGTCCGTGCCCACCAGATTGCCCGTGCGGGTGACTTCGCGGCTCGTGTAGCCGGAAAAGGGCGCCGTCACGCGGCAGTAGCCGAGGCGGATGCGCGCGTCGTTCACCGCGGCCTGCGCCGATTCGCGCCGGCCCTGCGCGCCGCGCCAGGCGGCGTAGGCGCTGTCGCGCTCCTGACGGCTCACGGCGTTGGAGGCGTAGAGCTTCTGCACGCGGTCGTATTCCTTGCGGGCGTTGTCGAGCGTGCTTGCGGCGTCGGCGAGCTGTCCTTCCGCCTGAAGCAGCGCGGCCCGGTAGGGAGCTTCGTCTATCTCGAAAAGCACGGTTCCCTGCTTCACGAACGCGCCTTCCTGAAACAGCCGCTTCTCAAGAATGCCCGACACCTGCGGCTTCACCGCGGCGGAACGGCTGCCCGTGGTCTGTCCCATGAATGTGGCGTAGAGTGGCACGTCCATGCGTTCGAGTTTCACCGCCTTCACGAGCGGCGGCGGAAGGCTCGCCCCGGCGGACGACTTTTTTCCGTCCTCATCGCAGGCGACAAGAGAAAGACACAGCAGCGCAGCGCCGCAGGCTCGCAGGATATTCATGAGCTCTCCTCCTGACTGTGAACGTTCCGCCCGGCGCTTCCGCAGGAATCGACCTTTTCGGCGCGATCGGAAGGGGAAATCTGAACGCGCATTGACAAAAGTCCGGACGAACGTAGATTATGGCAATCTCCTTTCTCTTAATACGGCGATGAAAAGCACGCCATGAGGTTCTGTATGAGTCCTTTTATTCTTCGCGGTTTCCTTATCGGCAGTTCCGTCGGCATCTTTGCCGTGCTCCTCGGATTCGTGAACACGGCGGAAGGCATCGTGTTCGGCTCCACCATGGGACTGCTTGCCGGACTCACCTCCGGAAAGCTTTATGAAAAAAGAATGCATGACAAACGGAATCAGAAGAAATAACGCGCGCAGCCCTCAGCCGGACGCCGGACTTTTGCGGCGTCCGCGCAAAAGGCACGCCGCATGCACAGCACTCCCCGCATTTTCTGCAACGAAGCGGGGGCGCTTTGCATCCTGCGCCCCTGTTCAGACACGACAAAAGGGCGACGGAGTGAAACTCCGTCGCCCTTTCCTGTTTTTTCATGACTTGCCGCCCATCGCCGCGGCTCAAATATTTCCCCTCAGCACAAGCGAGGGAACGAAAGACTCTTTTCGGAACCTCAGCGCACGGGAGAAGCCTTGAGCGAATGCTTCAGGGCCTTGTCTATCTTCACGTCCACGAACTGCCCGGGACGCCCTTCGCCCTGCGGCATGCTCACGTTCACCATGTCGCCCCAGGGATCGCGGCCCTGCCATTCGTTGCCGCCCTCTTCCTGCCGATGGCTCGGTCCTTCGAGCAGCACGTCGGTCTCAAGTCCCACGCGGGTGCGCAGCCACGCTTCGGCGCGCTCGTTCTGAAGGCTCTGGAGCCGGTCAAGTCTCTCAAGCTGCACTTCGTGCGGAATCTTGAACGGCATGGCCGATGCGCGCGTGCCCGGCCTGTCGGAATAGCAGAAGGAAAAGCTCGACATGAAGCCGCAGCTGTCTATGGCCTTCAGCGTGTCTTCAAATTCCTCCTCCGTTTCGGAAGGGAAGCCCACGATGAGATCCGTGGAAAGCGCAATGTCGGGTCTTGCCTTTCGCAGCGCCTCCACCACGGAAAGATAGCGCTCCATGTCGTAGCCGCGGCCCATCTTTTTCAGCATGGAGTCGGAACCGGACTGAAGCGGCAGATGCAGCCTCGGGCAAAGCTGCGGAAGTTCGGCGAACATGTCGATGGTTTCCTGAGAAAAATCGCGAGGATGCGCCGACACGAAACGAATGCGCCGCAGTCCCGGAATGGCCGCCACCTGACGCAGCAGCTCGGGGAAGCTGGTGCCGTCGCCGCTCTTGTCGTTGCCGAACACGTTGACGTTCTGACCGAGCAGCGTGATGTCGCCTGCGCCGCGCGCCACCCAGGCGCGGCATTCGTCGATCACGGCCTTCGTGGAGCGCGACTTGCGGGGGCCGCGCGTGTAAGGCACGATGCAGTAGGCGCAGAAGTTGTCGCAGCCCTGCATGATGTTCACGTAGGCCACGGGCGTGACGCCGTCCTGTTCAGGGCGGCCCGCCGCGTCCACCAGGCAGGGATCACGATCGGGAAACACGTCGGTGAAGTCAAGGAAGGAAAGTTTCAGCCTGGGCTCGTTCAGCAGACGCACGAAGGCTCCGGGCACGGAGGCCACGCCGTCGCTGCCCGCCACCAGACGCACCTGCGGGTGACGACGCATGAGCTCTTCGCCGAGCTGCTGGGCCACGCATCCGGCCACGCCCACCACGGCGCGCGGATTGGCCCGCTGCACGCGGCCGAGCGCGCTGTACACCTTCTGTTCCGGCTTCTCGCGCACGGAGCAGGTGTTGAGAAACACCACGTCGGCCTCTTCCAGCGGCTTTTCCTCAAAGCCGAGCCGCATGAGCGCGCGCTCCACCCACTGGGAATCGTTGACGTTCATCTGACAGCCGAACGTAATGCAGTGAAATCCGGGCTTGCCCATCCTTGTCTCCTGAAAAACCGCTCCGGAAGGAACGTTCGCTTTTCGGACGGCGCTCCTTCCGACTCAGCCGTCCTCATTGATTCCAAACTCAGATCCCGGCCCGACATTTCGGCCGCCCGCGTTGCCGCGCCCTGAGAGAGCGCCTCTTTACGCCCGGCCGCAGGCCGCCGCGCCGACGTTAGAATCCGCACGCGCCCGAGCAGCATGCGGTGCTTAGCCCGGCCCGGGCCAAGGCGGAACATCCGCCCTTCGCCGCCCACAAGGCAGGCAAAACGCACGCGCCTTCGCTACATGCCGAAGAAACGCCGGGCATTGTCGCCCGCAAGCGTCCAGAGTTCCGCCGCGCTCATGCCGAGCTCTCCGGCCAGACGTTCCGCCGTAAACACGCAAAGCGCCGGTTCATTGGTCTTGCCGCGCCACGGCACGGGCGCCAGATAGGGACAGTCCGTTTCCAGCATGAGCCGCTCCGGCAGCACGGCGTGCAGCGCCTCGCGCACCTCGCCGTTGGCCTTGAATGTGGACGCCCCGCCGAAGGCGATGTGCCATCCGCGATCCATGATCTGCTTCGCCCTCGCCGCGTCGCCGCCGAAACAGTGCCAGAGCAGCGGCCTGCCCGGCATGTCCTCTTCGTCGAGAATGGCGAACATCTTGTCCCACGCGTCGCGGGCATGAATGACCACGGGCTTGTCCAGTTC includes the following:
- a CDS encoding efflux RND transporter periplasmic adaptor subunit, encoding MNILRACGAALLCLSLVACDEDGKKSSAGASLPPPLVKAVKLERMDVPLYATFMGQTTGSRSAAVKPQVSGILEKRLFQEGAFVKQGTVLFEIDEAPYRAALLQAEGQLADAASTLDNARKEYDRVQKLYASNAVSRQERDSAYAAWRGAQGRRESAQAAVNDARIRLGYCRVTAPFSGYTSREVTRTGNLVGTDSTLTYLNQSDPMDVEFSVPSVELFSMRDMESQGRAVSYGEGSSADLRLLEGVSYDRQGSVIFLDTQVDSSTSAVRAKARFPNPEGKLLPGQFVLVRVGGARLVGALMIPQEALMQTEKGTAVYVLDEADRASLAPVTLGPAFGSFFLLEEGLKPGQRIVVQGQNKVTPGSAVHAELMIQRPEPDPLDTPDSSQPAVTGGGVEDAPAPVREAGHE
- the miaB gene encoding tRNA (N6-isopentenyl adenosine(37)-C2)-methylthiotransferase MiaB, whose product is MGKPGFHCITFGCQMNVNDSQWVERALMRLGFEEKPLEEADVVFLNTCSVREKPEQKVYSALGRVQRANPRAVVGVAGCVAQQLGEELMRRHPQVRLVAGSDGVASVPGAFVRLLNEPRLKLSFLDFTDVFPDRDPCLVDAAGRPEQDGVTPVAYVNIMQGCDNFCAYCIVPYTRGPRKSRSTKAVIDECRAWVARGAGDITLLGQNVNVFGNDKSGDGTSFPELLRQVAAIPGLRRIRFVSAHPRDFSQETIDMFAELPQLCPRLHLPLQSGSDSMLKKMGRGYDMERYLSVVEALRKARPDIALSTDLIVGFPSETEEEFEDTLKAIDSCGFMSSFSFCYSDRPGTRASAMPFKIPHEVQLERLDRLQSLQNERAEAWLRTRVGLETDVLLEGPSHRQEEGGNEWQGRDPWGDMVNVSMPQGEGRPGQFVDVKIDKALKHSLKASPVR